Proteins encoded in a region of the Sphingopyxis sp. OAS728 genome:
- a CDS encoding efflux RND transporter periplasmic adaptor subunit has product MTVHTPIEKLDPADAKVRRELKTLLHPGRGRRAAWVGAFLVLIVGAWWLLRDGAPPAAAAPAPVLTVAAPIARDVTLWDEYIGRFEASKAVEVRPRVSGAITGIHFTDGQIVRQGQPLFTIDPRPYRAALAEARASAASARSDLALARLELDRASRLVDVEAVSQSEIDRLRARVNAANAALAGADARIAARALDVEFTVVRAPLSGRISDRQIDAGNLVSASDAGGTLLTTINALDPVYFTFQGSEALFLKTKREGGDKGAAVEVRLQDESDYRWKGQLDFTDNGLDPRSGTIRARASFRNPEMFLTPGMFGNMRLSTGQTAHALLVPAAAVQTDQARKIVFVVGKDGTVAAKPVELGPEVDGLRVIRSGLTPTDQVVINGYQFARPGTKAVTKAGKIAATAPKQGVPAATEPVSAQATFAK; this is encoded by the coding sequence ATGACCGTCCACACCCCGATCGAAAAGCTCGACCCCGCCGATGCGAAGGTCCGCCGCGAACTCAAAACCTTGCTCCACCCCGGCCGCGGCCGTCGGGCCGCATGGGTCGGCGCCTTTCTGGTGCTGATCGTCGGCGCCTGGTGGTTGCTCCGCGATGGCGCGCCGCCCGCTGCCGCCGCGCCCGCGCCCGTGCTCACCGTCGCGGCGCCGATCGCGCGCGATGTGACCTTGTGGGACGAATATATCGGCCGCTTCGAAGCCTCGAAAGCGGTCGAGGTGCGTCCGCGCGTTTCGGGCGCGATCACCGGCATCCACTTCACCGACGGCCAGATCGTCCGTCAGGGCCAGCCGCTCTTCACCATCGACCCGCGCCCCTATCGCGCCGCGCTCGCCGAAGCGCGCGCTTCGGCGGCGAGTGCGCGCAGCGACCTCGCGCTCGCCCGCCTCGAACTCGACCGCGCCAGCCGCCTCGTCGATGTCGAAGCGGTATCGCAGAGCGAAATCGACCGCCTGCGCGCCCGCGTCAACGCCGCCAATGCGGCGCTGGCCGGGGCTGACGCCCGCATCGCGGCGCGTGCGCTCGATGTCGAATTCACCGTCGTCCGCGCGCCGCTGAGCGGCCGTATCTCCGATCGCCAGATCGACGCGGGCAACCTCGTGTCGGCAAGCGATGCCGGCGGAACGCTGCTCACCACGATCAACGCGCTCGATCCCGTCTACTTCACCTTCCAGGGTTCGGAGGCGCTGTTCCTCAAGACCAAGCGCGAAGGTGGCGACAAGGGGGCGGCGGTCGAAGTTCGCCTGCAGGATGAAAGCGACTATCGCTGGAAGGGCCAGCTCGACTTCACCGACAACGGCCTCGACCCGCGCTCGGGCACGATCCGCGCCCGCGCCAGCTTCCGCAACCCGGAGATGTTCCTGACTCCCGGCATGTTCGGCAACATGCGCCTGTCGACGGGCCAGACGGCGCACGCGCTGCTCGTCCCCGCCGCCGCGGTGCAGACCGACCAGGCGCGCAAGATCGTCTTCGTCGTCGGCAAGGACGGGACGGTCGCGGCGAAGCCGGTCGAACTTGGCCCCGAAGTCGATGGCCTGCGCGTCATCCGTTCGGGTCTGACCCCGACCGATCAGGTCGTGATCAACGGTTACCAGTTCGCCCGCCCCGGCACCAAGGCGGTGACCAAGGCCGGCAAGATCGCCGCCACGGCGCCGAAGCAGGGGGTGCCCGCCGCCACCGAACCGGTGTCGGCGCAGGCGACCTTCGCGAAGTGA
- a CDS encoding PLP-dependent aminotransferase family protein produces the protein MAADAWLPDIAGAAGPKYKAVTAAISAAVARGDLRHGDRLPPQRDLAVKLGIDLTTVTKAYDLARQRGLIVARGRAGSFISEDVRTGEVATAAQSDIAMNSPPIPIESRLTDAMASALGTLARADGLARLHYQRPGGAAADRESGAELLARMGLSSSVEQIVVTAGGQNGLHAVASTMLKPGDRVACGRFVYPGFAAIARRMGVTLVPLAEMAADALEAAHAVAPLRALYVVPTNDNPTTATLTVKERRDIAAWAQDARVQVIEDDAYGLLPDAPIPAIASFAPEVSWHVASMAKIISPALRVGFVRAPGVAEAMQIASCQHESAVMAPPLNVAMISLWLADGTFDTLVDAVRKEAIWRQRLAHSVLGDGRHNAHPQGYHLWLPLADDSPPDVLAAALALDGLSAVPSNRFAVAPGAPKAVRISLGGTIDRRGLSRALHRLAAQLWIPGGAASHIV, from the coding sequence ATGGCAGCTGACGCATGGCTCCCGGACATCGCGGGTGCCGCAGGGCCCAAATATAAGGCGGTGACCGCCGCGATATCGGCGGCAGTCGCGCGCGGCGACCTTCGCCACGGCGACCGCCTGCCGCCGCAGCGTGACCTTGCGGTGAAACTCGGCATCGACCTCACCACCGTGACCAAGGCCTATGATCTCGCGCGGCAGCGCGGGCTGATCGTCGCGCGCGGCCGCGCCGGCAGTTTTATCAGCGAGGATGTCCGCACCGGCGAGGTCGCAACCGCGGCGCAGAGCGACATCGCGATGAACAGCCCGCCGATCCCGATCGAGAGCCGCCTGACCGATGCGATGGCCTCGGCGTTGGGAACCCTCGCCCGCGCCGACGGCCTCGCGCGGCTACACTATCAGCGGCCGGGCGGCGCGGCGGCGGACCGCGAAAGCGGCGCCGAACTGCTCGCGCGGATGGGCCTGTCGTCGTCGGTCGAACAGATTGTCGTCACCGCGGGCGGACAAAATGGGCTGCACGCGGTTGCCTCGACGATGCTGAAGCCGGGCGACCGCGTCGCGTGCGGGCGCTTCGTCTATCCGGGCTTCGCCGCAATCGCGCGGCGCATGGGGGTCACGCTCGTCCCGCTTGCCGAAATGGCCGCCGACGCGCTGGAGGCCGCACACGCGGTCGCGCCGCTGCGCGCGCTCTATGTCGTCCCGACCAACGACAATCCGACCACCGCGACGCTCACGGTCAAGGAACGGCGCGACATTGCAGCATGGGCACAGGATGCCAGAGTCCAAGTCATTGAAGACGATGCCTATGGCCTGCTCCCCGACGCGCCGATCCCCGCGATCGCAAGCTTCGCGCCCGAAGTCAGCTGGCATGTCGCGAGCATGGCGAAGATTATTTCGCCGGCATTGCGCGTCGGGTTTGTCCGCGCGCCCGGGGTCGCCGAAGCGATGCAGATCGCGTCGTGCCAGCATGAAAGCGCCGTAATGGCACCGCCGCTCAATGTCGCGATGATCTCGCTGTGGCTTGCTGACGGGACATTCGACACTTTGGTCGACGCGGTACGCAAGGAAGCGATCTGGCGGCAGAGATTGGCGCACAGCGTGCTCGGCGACGGACGCCACAACGCGCATCCGCAGGGCTATCACCTGTGGCTACCGCTTGCCGACGACAGCCCGCCCGACGTGCTCGCCGCAGCGCTCGCGCTCGACGGGCTGTCGGCGGTGCCGTCGAACCGCTTCGCCGTCGCGCCCGGCGCGCCCAAGGCGGTGCGTATCTCGCTGGGCGGAACGATCGACCGCCGTGGACTGTCGCGGGCGCTGCACCGGCTCGCGGCGCAGCTATGGATTCCGGGCGGCGCGGCGAGCCATATCGTCTAG
- a CDS encoding DUF983 domain-containing protein, protein MTSGDVGNEKLRWILWAGWHGKCPECGKGHMFRSWLKLADRCENCGLDFSFAAPDDGPAFFSQCIVAFPLTFVIVWMQIAYSPPLWVHLVFSIPVMVIGCVLPLRPIKGWLVASQYVNKAQESGTEHLWAKLNAREKFEADERHGS, encoded by the coding sequence ATGACGAGCGGTGATGTCGGCAACGAAAAGCTGCGCTGGATCCTGTGGGCGGGATGGCACGGCAAATGTCCCGAATGCGGCAAGGGCCATATGTTTCGCTCGTGGCTGAAGCTCGCCGATCGCTGCGAGAATTGCGGCCTCGACTTCAGCTTCGCCGCGCCCGACGACGGCCCCGCCTTCTTCTCGCAGTGTATCGTCGCCTTTCCGCTGACCTTTGTGATCGTGTGGATGCAAATCGCCTACAGCCCGCCTTTGTGGGTGCATCTGGTCTTTTCGATCCCGGTCATGGTGATCGGGTGCGTGCTGCCCCTGCGCCCGATCAAGGGCTGGCTGGTCGCCTCGCAATATGTGAACAAGGCGCAGGAATCGGGCACCGAGCATTTATGGGCGAAGCTCAATGCGCGTGAAAAATTCGAGGCGGACGAACGGCATGGCAGCTGA
- a CDS encoding efflux RND transporter permease subunit has translation MRLSRFFIDRPIFAAVLAVIITIVGAVAYIGLPVSQYPDIVPPTVTVTASYPGASAETVADTVAAPIEQEINGVDNMLYMSSQSTGDGVVTITVTFKIGTDLDAAQVLVQNRVAIATPRLPETVQRLGVVTRKTSPDFLMVVNLVSPDKSLDRAYISNYALTQLRDRLSRIDGVGDVRLFGARDYAMRVWIDPGRAAALDLTAGEIVAALRRENVQVAAGTLGQPPYANGSDFQLNVETQGRLTDPKDFANIVIRSDADGRQVRVSDVARVELGASDYNSNTYLSGDPTVIMAVFQRPGSNALAAAEAVEAEMASSSKNFPKGLEYRVIYNPTEFIAQSIDAVMETLIEAVFLVVIVILVFLQKWRAAIIPVLAIPVSLIGTFVVLAAFGYSLNNLSLFGLVLAIGIVVDDAIVVVENVERNLEKGMSALEAARTSMDEVSGALVAIVLVLCAVFVPTLFLTGLSGAFYQQFAVTISTATIISLVLSLTLSPALAAILLKPHATAQADGWLMAHIHRAGERFNAAFERLSNGYASLTDRLVRAPKKMMVTYAGLIAATAGLFWATPTGFIPAQDQGYFLVVAKLPAGASVERTDAVLKKVAARVLPVEGVLGSVMLAGFDGPSQTLAPNSAAAYFPLKSFEERKKLGVNFEDIMNQARARTADITDAQIVVIPPPLIQGIGSAGGYRMIVQDRGGNGYAALANETNNLIGKANQTPGLANVFTFFDPSNPRIFADIDRAKANALGVPPERVFEALQVYLGSAFVNDFNLLGRTYRVTAQADAPYRQTVADIANLRTRSDSGAMVPIGSVANFEDRTGPYRVTRYNLFPAVEIDGDTAPGSSSGASLTTMEKLAADNLPAGYGTEWTGIAFQQKAAANTAGIVFALAVVFVFLVLAAQYESLMLPLAIIFIVPMCLLAAMIGVNLRGMDNNVLTQIGLVVLIALAAKNAILIVEFAKQAEEEDGLSPIEAAVRAARDRLRPILMTSFAFILGAVPLLIASGAGAELRQALGTAVFFGMLGVTAFGLIFTPTFYVVARALSQWSAERRARRGGSDDHGTALPVPAE, from the coding sequence ATGCGCCTATCACGCTTCTTCATCGACCGGCCGATCTTTGCCGCCGTGCTCGCCGTCATCATCACCATCGTCGGTGCGGTCGCCTATATCGGCCTACCCGTCTCGCAATATCCCGACATCGTCCCGCCGACGGTGACGGTGACCGCCAGCTATCCGGGCGCATCGGCCGAAACCGTGGCCGACACGGTCGCGGCGCCGATCGAGCAGGAAATCAACGGCGTCGACAATATGCTCTATATGAGCAGCCAGTCGACCGGCGACGGCGTCGTCACGATCACCGTGACCTTCAAGATCGGCACCGACCTCGATGCCGCGCAGGTGCTGGTGCAGAACCGCGTCGCGATCGCGACCCCGCGCCTGCCCGAAACGGTGCAGCGCCTTGGCGTCGTGACGCGCAAGACGTCGCCCGACTTCCTGATGGTCGTGAACCTCGTTTCGCCCGACAAGTCGCTCGATCGCGCCTATATCTCCAACTATGCGCTGACCCAGCTCCGCGACCGTCTGAGCCGCATCGACGGCGTCGGCGACGTGCGGCTGTTCGGTGCGCGCGACTATGCGATGCGCGTCTGGATCGACCCGGGCCGCGCCGCTGCGCTCGACCTCACCGCAGGCGAGATCGTCGCCGCGCTGCGCCGTGAGAATGTGCAGGTCGCCGCCGGTACGCTCGGGCAACCCCCTTATGCCAATGGCAGCGATTTCCAGCTCAACGTCGAAACGCAGGGCCGCCTGACCGATCCCAAGGATTTCGCCAATATCGTCATCCGCAGCGATGCCGACGGACGGCAGGTCCGCGTGTCGGACGTCGCGCGCGTCGAGCTCGGTGCGTCGGATTACAACAGCAACACCTATCTTTCGGGCGATCCGACCGTCATCATGGCGGTGTTCCAGCGCCCCGGTTCGAACGCGCTCGCCGCCGCCGAAGCGGTCGAGGCCGAAATGGCATCCTCGTCGAAGAATTTCCCGAAGGGGCTCGAATATCGGGTCATCTATAACCCCACCGAATTCATCGCCCAGTCGATCGACGCGGTGATGGAAACGCTGATCGAGGCGGTGTTCCTCGTCGTCATCGTCATTCTTGTGTTCCTCCAGAAATGGCGCGCGGCGATCATTCCGGTGCTTGCGATCCCGGTATCGCTGATCGGGACCTTCGTCGTGCTCGCGGCGTTCGGCTACAGCCTCAACAACCTTTCGCTCTTCGGGCTGGTGCTCGCGATCGGCATCGTCGTCGACGACGCGATCGTCGTCGTCGAGAATGTCGAACGCAATCTCGAGAAAGGCATGTCCGCGCTCGAAGCCGCGCGGACATCGATGGACGAGGTTTCGGGTGCGCTCGTCGCGATCGTGCTCGTGCTCTGCGCGGTGTTCGTACCGACCCTGTTCCTCACGGGCCTGTCGGGCGCCTTCTACCAGCAGTTTGCGGTGACGATCTCGACCGCGACGATCATCTCGCTCGTGCTGTCGCTGACGCTGTCGCCGGCGCTCGCCGCTATCCTGCTGAAGCCGCACGCTACCGCGCAGGCCGACGGATGGCTGATGGCGCATATCCACCGCGCCGGCGAACGCTTCAATGCGGCGTTCGAGCGGCTGAGCAACGGCTATGCGTCGCTGACCGACCGGCTCGTGCGCGCGCCGAAAAAGATGATGGTCACCTATGCGGGGCTCATCGCCGCGACCGCGGGGCTGTTCTGGGCGACGCCGACCGGCTTCATCCCCGCACAGGACCAGGGCTATTTCCTCGTCGTCGCCAAGCTGCCTGCGGGCGCCTCGGTCGAACGTACCGATGCGGTGCTGAAGAAGGTCGCCGCGCGCGTGCTGCCGGTCGAGGGCGTCCTCGGCTCGGTGATGCTTGCGGGCTTCGACGGCCCGTCGCAGACGCTCGCGCCGAACTCGGCCGCTGCCTACTTCCCGCTCAAATCCTTCGAGGAGCGCAAGAAACTCGGCGTCAATTTCGAGGACATCATGAATCAGGCGCGTGCCCGCACCGCCGACATCACCGATGCGCAGATCGTCGTCATTCCGCCGCCGCTGATCCAGGGCATCGGTTCGGCGGGCGGTTACCGCATGATCGTGCAGGATCGCGGCGGGAACGGCTATGCCGCGCTCGCGAACGAGACGAACAATTTGATCGGCAAGGCGAACCAGACCCCGGGTCTTGCGAACGTCTTTACCTTCTTCGACCCGTCGAACCCGCGCATCTTTGCCGATATCGATCGTGCCAAGGCGAATGCGCTCGGCGTGCCGCCCGAACGGGTGTTCGAGGCACTGCAGGTCTATCTCGGCTCGGCATTCGTCAACGACTTCAACCTGCTCGGCCGCACCTATCGCGTGACCGCACAGGCCGACGCGCCCTATCGCCAGACCGTCGCCGATATCGCGAATCTCCGGACGCGGTCGGATTCGGGGGCGATGGTGCCGATCGGGTCGGTCGCGAATTTCGAGGACCGCACGGGGCCGTACCGCGTGACGCGCTACAATCTCTTCCCCGCGGTCGAGATCGATGGCGATACCGCGCCGGGTTCGTCTTCGGGCGCGTCGCTGACGACGATGGAAAAGCTTGCGGCCGACAATCTGCCCGCAGGTTACGGCACCGAATGGACCGGTATCGCCTTCCAGCAGAAGGCGGCGGCGAATACCGCAGGCATCGTCTTCGCGCTCGCGGTGGTCTTCGTCTTCCTCGTGCTCGCAGCGCAATATGAAAGCCTGATGCTGCCATTGGCGATCATCTTCATCGTGCCCATGTGTCTGCTTGCGGCGATGATCGGCGTGAATCTGCGCGGGATGGACAATAATGTCCTGACGCAGATCGGGCTCGTCGTGCTCATCGCGCTTGCCGCGAAGAATGCGATCCTGATCGTCGAATTCGCCAAGCAGGCCGAGGAAGAAGATGGCCTGTCGCCGATCGAAGCCGCGGTGCGCGCCGCGCGCGACCGTCTGCGTCCGATCCTGATGACCAGCTTCGCCTTCATCCTCGGCGCGGTGCCGCTGTTGATCGCAAGCGGGGCGGGCGCGGAACTCCGCCAGGCGCTCGGCACCGCCGTCTTCTTCGGCATGCTCGGCGTGACGGCGTTCGGCCTCATCTTCACCCCGACCTTCTACGTCGTCGCGCGCGCGCTCAGCCAATGGTCGGCCGAGCGGCGTGCGCGGCGCGGCGGGTCGGACGACCACGGGACCGCGCTGCCGGTTCCGGCGGAATAA
- a CDS encoding SDR family NAD(P)-dependent oxidoreductase: MNEAKGTALITGASSGIGAIYADRLARQGYDLILVARSVGKLEEAAKMIREKTGRQIETIAADLADPADVRRIEARLTNDRSITLLVNNAGTGSTAKALDSAVDTMSKMVSLNVDALMRLTYAVLPAFVARGRGTIVNIASIVAVAPEILNGTYGGTKAFVLAFSQNLHHELEGTGVHVQVVLPGATATDFWDIAGTPVEHLPGEIVMRADDLVDAALIGLARGERVTIPGLHDVSRWDAFEADRQAMAGELSTSTPGARYRADEEVL; encoded by the coding sequence ATGAACGAAGCAAAGGGCACCGCCCTCATCACCGGCGCGTCGAGCGGGATCGGCGCCATCTATGCCGATCGCCTCGCCCGTCAGGGCTATGACCTGATCCTTGTCGCGCGCAGCGTCGGCAAGCTCGAAGAGGCCGCGAAGATGATTCGCGAAAAGACCGGCCGACAGATCGAAACCATCGCGGCGGACCTTGCCGACCCCGCCGATGTCCGGCGGATCGAGGCGCGCCTCACCAACGACCGGTCGATCACGCTGCTCGTCAACAATGCCGGTACCGGATCGACCGCGAAGGCGCTCGACTCCGCCGTCGACACGATGAGCAAGATGGTTTCGCTCAATGTCGATGCGTTGATGCGCCTGACCTATGCCGTGCTTCCCGCCTTTGTCGCGCGCGGACGCGGCACCATCGTCAACATCGCCTCGATCGTTGCGGTGGCGCCCGAGATATTGAACGGCACCTATGGCGGCACCAAGGCCTTTGTCCTCGCCTTCAGCCAGAATTTGCACCACGAACTCGAAGGCACCGGCGTCCATGTGCAGGTTGTCCTGCCCGGCGCGACCGCGACCGATTTCTGGGACATCGCCGGCACGCCGGTCGAGCATCTGCCCGGCGAAATCGTGATGCGCGCCGACGACCTTGTCGACGCCGCGCTGATCGGCCTCGCGCGCGGCGAACGCGTGACCATCCCCGGCCTGCACGATGTTTCGCGGTGGGATGCGTTCGAAGCCGACCGTCAGGCGATGGCGGGCGAATTGTCGACCAGCACGCCGGGCGCACGCTACCGCGCCGACGAAGAAGTCCTGTGA
- a CDS encoding efflux transporter outer membrane subunit: MILRNILTAASALALAACAVGPDYKAPQSASAPVATGPFVSANSPAVSLDPVAADWWRLYNDPVLDGLVGDALANNTDVRVAVANIARARASLRGARADRLPQGQIGAGANYGRSPEGQRLPGADREDWAVDVGINVSYEVDLFGRVSRSIEAARGDTEAAEANADAVRVIVAADTTQAYADAASGAARLDVARRIVGLLDQQVKLTQRRKDVGMATGLDLARITTLRDQRSADIPSIEAERQAALFRLATLTGRAPAALPAIAGDRNISLEITDPIPVGDGAALLKRRPDIRAAERRLAADTARIGVATADLYPRITLGGSAGSTGTGFGDVFGGGPLRWLLGPLLNWAFPNQEPARARIAAAEADTQASLAEFDGTVLRALEETETALSSYARSLEQRQALRAARDQSERAVRIVRAKREEGASDSFEWLDAERTFAEAEATLAEQDGQISRRQIALFRALAGGWSS; this comes from the coding sequence ATGATCCTCCGCAATATCCTCACCGCCGCCTCGGCCCTCGCGCTCGCCGCCTGCGCCGTCGGTCCCGACTATAAGGCGCCGCAATCGGCGTCGGCGCCGGTGGCGACCGGGCCGTTCGTTTCGGCGAACAGCCCCGCGGTGTCGCTCGATCCGGTCGCCGCCGACTGGTGGCGCCTCTATAATGATCCCGTCCTCGACGGGCTCGTCGGCGATGCGCTTGCGAACAACACCGACGTGCGCGTCGCGGTCGCGAATATCGCCCGCGCGCGTGCCTCGCTGCGCGGCGCTCGCGCCGACCGCCTGCCACAGGGTCAGATCGGCGCCGGTGCCAATTACGGCCGCAGCCCCGAGGGCCAGCGCCTGCCGGGCGCCGACCGCGAAGATTGGGCGGTCGATGTCGGGATCAACGTTTCGTACGAAGTCGACCTGTTCGGCCGCGTCAGCCGCTCGATCGAGGCCGCACGCGGCGATACTGAAGCCGCCGAGGCCAACGCCGATGCGGTACGCGTGATCGTCGCCGCCGACACGACGCAGGCCTATGCGGACGCGGCATCGGGCGCGGCGCGGCTCGACGTCGCGCGGCGCATCGTCGGCCTGCTCGACCAGCAGGTCAAACTGACGCAGCGTCGCAAGGACGTCGGGATGGCGACGGGGCTCGACCTCGCGCGCATCACGACGCTGCGCGACCAGCGGTCGGCCGACATTCCTTCCATCGAAGCTGAACGGCAGGCGGCCTTGTTCCGCCTCGCGACTCTGACCGGTCGTGCTCCCGCCGCGTTGCCCGCCATCGCTGGCGACCGCAACATCAGCCTCGAAATCACCGACCCCATCCCAGTCGGTGATGGGGCGGCGCTATTGAAGCGCCGTCCCGATATTCGCGCTGCCGAGCGCCGCCTTGCCGCCGATACCGCGCGCATCGGCGTCGCGACGGCGGACCTGTACCCGCGCATCACCTTGGGCGGTTCGGCGGGCTCAACGGGCACGGGCTTCGGCGATGTGTTCGGCGGTGGTCCGCTGCGCTGGCTGCTCGGGCCGCTGCTCAACTGGGCCTTCCCGAACCAGGAACCCGCGCGCGCGCGGATCGCGGCGGCCGAGGCCGATACGCAGGCATCGCTCGCCGAATTCGACGGCACCGTGCTGCGCGCGCTCGAGGAAACCGAGACCGCGCTGTCGTCCTATGCGCGTTCGCTCGAACAGCGTCAGGCGCTGCGCGCCGCGCGCGACCAGTCCGAACGCGCCGTGCGGATCGTCCGCGCCAAGCGCGAGGAAGGCGCATCGGATTCGTTCGAATGGCTCGACGCCGAACGGACCTTTGCCGAAGCCGAGGCGACGCTCGCCGAACAGGATGGGCAGATTTCGCGGCGCCAGATCGCATTGTTCCGCGCGCTCGCGGGCGGCTGGTCGAGCTAG